A window of the Paenibacillus thermoaerophilus genome harbors these coding sequences:
- the holB gene encoding DNA polymerase III subunit delta', whose translation MAGTFASIPGQERAKRLLQNGLRNRTLAHAYVFAGPPGTGKLETALTLAQALFCERGGDEPCGQCRECRRMEHGNHPDLYRIGPDGASIKIDQIRELQKQFAYRASEAPAKVYVIESADRMTVQAANSLLKFLEEPQTPALAVLITDNANALLPTIRSRAQLVPFLPIPPAVLAKALEAEGVPASLAATASRLTAGLEAARELARAEWFAETRSVVLQLGKECLRRLPASIVAVQQKAVKSAAAEHWDTLFDLFGLWFQDLARVSQGASEQLAYPDQREWYAREAYSRDALGWLRCADLAGQARRRLRQHVQPQLVLEQLLIHTAQGG comes from the coding sequence ATGGCTGGAACGTTTGCGTCGATTCCCGGGCAGGAACGCGCCAAGCGCTTGCTGCAGAACGGGCTGCGCAACCGCACGCTGGCACATGCCTATGTGTTCGCGGGTCCTCCGGGCACAGGCAAGCTGGAGACCGCACTGACGCTGGCTCAAGCGTTGTTCTGCGAGCGCGGCGGGGATGAGCCGTGCGGTCAATGCCGGGAATGCCGCCGGATGGAGCACGGCAACCATCCCGATCTGTACCGGATCGGGCCGGACGGCGCTTCTATCAAAATCGATCAGATCCGCGAGCTGCAGAAGCAGTTCGCGTACCGGGCATCGGAAGCTCCCGCGAAGGTGTACGTCATCGAGAGCGCCGACCGGATGACCGTGCAGGCGGCCAACAGTCTGCTGAAGTTTCTGGAGGAGCCGCAGACTCCCGCGCTTGCCGTCCTGATCACGGACAATGCCAACGCCTTGCTGCCGACGATCCGTTCGCGCGCGCAGCTTGTCCCGTTTTTGCCGATACCCCCTGCCGTCCTGGCGAAGGCGCTGGAGGCGGAGGGCGTCCCGGCCTCGCTGGCGGCGACGGCTTCCCGCCTGACGGCGGGATTGGAGGCGGCCCGGGAGCTGGCTCGGGCGGAGTGGTTTGCGGAGACGAGGAGCGTAGTGCTACAATTGGGCAAGGAGTGTCTGCGCCGGCTGCCGGCGTCGATCGTCGCCGTTCAGCAGAAGGCGGTGAAATCGGCGGCGGCCGAGCATTGGGACACCCTGTTCGACCTGTTCGGGTTATGGTTTCAGGATCTCGCGCGAGTCTCGCAGGGAGCGTCGGAGCAGCTTGCGTACCCCGACCAGAGGGAATGGTATGCGAGGGAGGCTTACTCCAGAGACGCCCTCGGCTGGCTTCGCTGCGCGGACCTGGCCGGTCAAGCCCGCAGGCGTCTGCGACAGCACGTTCAGCCTCAGCTCGTGCTGGAGCAGCTATTGATCCATACGGCACAGGGGGGGTAG
- a CDS encoding YaaR family protein, with the protein MKIDPGLRPFGKGLVRPDAPVQPQVQQKSFSDFMRSRNEAAGDERLQQMLKDITVQGERLLKSMTIRELRIYRQMVKHFLELTVRRGVGLKETKGWDRRGRTKRYKLLEEIDAKLLELADDLLETEQGRIELLQKIGDIRGMLINIWF; encoded by the coding sequence TTGAAGATCGATCCGGGACTTCGCCCTTTCGGCAAAGGGCTTGTTCGACCGGATGCGCCTGTCCAGCCGCAGGTGCAGCAGAAATCCTTCTCGGATTTCATGAGAAGCCGGAACGAAGCCGCTGGTGACGAGCGCCTTCAGCAGATGCTGAAAGACATCACGGTTCAAGGCGAACGGCTGCTGAAGTCAATGACCATTCGCGAATTGCGGATCTATCGGCAGATGGTCAAGCATTTTCTGGAGCTGACGGTCCGGCGCGGGGTGGGCCTGAAGGAAACGAAGGGCTGGGACCGCCGCGGCCGGACCAAACGGTACAAGCTGCTGGAGGAGATCGACGCGAAGCTGCTCGAGCTGGCGGACGATCTGCTGGAGACGGAGCAGGGCCGCATCGAACTTCTCCAGAAAATCGGCGATATACGGGGAATGTTGATTAATATATGGTTTTAA
- a CDS encoding cyclic-di-AMP receptor encodes MKLVIAVVQDKDSNRLSNALVKDGFRATKLASTGGFLRAGNTTFMIGVEDDRVSDLLNVIRANCKVRDQLVTPVSPIGGTTDSYIPFPVEVQVGGAAVFVLPVERFEHF; translated from the coding sequence ATGAAGCTTGTCATTGCCGTCGTTCAGGATAAAGACAGCAATCGGCTCTCGAACGCCCTGGTCAAGGATGGGTTCCGCGCCACGAAGCTGGCCAGCACCGGCGGATTCCTGCGTGCGGGAAACACCACATTCATGATCGGCGTGGAAGACGACCGCGTGTCCGACCTGTTGAATGTGATCCGGGCAAACTGCAAAGTTCGCGACCAACTGGTGACTCCCGTGTCTCCCATCGGGGGAACCACCGATTCGTATATACCGTTCCCTGTGGAGGTGCAGGTTGGCGGCGCGGCCGTATTCGTGCTGCCGGTGGAACGGTTCGAACACTTCTAA